A portion of the Flavobacterium limnophilum genome contains these proteins:
- a CDS encoding FAD-dependent oxidoreductase: MFDVLLIGGGVSGMSCALVLGSAKNKAFVADKKIGIITHQKASALQEALINNGYGISPGKLGSELLSESIQHLSETYPHIDQIPDEKVLKIEGEYPEFSVITNKNTYKSKMIVVGIGAANTFAIEGLMHYVEPHQKAPTEKQRIQLKNNDHKVAEGIYVAGTLAGSRSQVAIAAGSGASVATDILTLWNGGNHTQAHDSIR; the protein is encoded by the coding sequence GTGTTTGATGTCTTATTAATTGGCGGTGGCGTTTCGGGAATGTCATGTGCCCTTGTTTTAGGTTCGGCCAAAAACAAAGCCTTTGTTGCCGACAAAAAAATCGGGATTATTACGCATCAAAAAGCTTCTGCACTTCAAGAAGCCCTAATCAACAATGGTTACGGAATTAGTCCGGGTAAATTAGGCTCCGAGTTATTATCTGAAAGCATTCAGCATTTATCCGAAACCTATCCTCACATCGATCAAATTCCAGACGAAAAAGTCCTGAAAATTGAAGGCGAATATCCCGAATTTTCAGTAATCACGAACAAAAACACTTATAAATCGAAAATGATTGTTGTTGGAATTGGTGCGGCTAATACTTTTGCCATAGAAGGCTTGATGCACTATGTCGAGCCTCACCAAAAAGCACCGACTGAAAAGCAAAGAATCCAACTCAAAAACAACGACCACAAAGTAGCCGAAGGGATTTATGTTGCAGGGACATTGGCAGGTTCTAGAAGCCAAGTGGCGATTGCTGCAGGAAGTGGCGCTTCAGTTGCAACCGACATTCTTACTTTATGGAATGGAGGCAATCATACTCAGGCTCACGACAGCATAAGGTAG
- a CDS encoding RDD family protein yields MENIKFTVTDDLLATRGQRFLNCILDLLIVHTVLISIATTVAIIGDVTNNYDLKVWVESTTTFEKLFFWSVILFLYYFLTETYFSRTFAKYFTKTIVVTKDGLKPSYKIILLRTLCRFIPLEAITFLGSNVRGLHDFFSDTYVVRKHEFNHKKGVVAFP; encoded by the coding sequence ATGGAAAATATAAAATTTACTGTTACAGATGATTTATTGGCAACACGAGGGCAACGTTTTTTGAATTGCATTCTCGATTTATTGATTGTCCATACTGTCTTGATTAGTATTGCAACAACAGTCGCCATCATTGGTGATGTTACAAACAATTATGACTTGAAGGTTTGGGTCGAATCGACAACAACTTTCGAGAAATTGTTTTTTTGGTCCGTAATACTGTTTTTATACTACTTTTTGACCGAAACGTATTTTTCCAGGACTTTTGCCAAGTATTTTACCAAAACAATCGTGGTGACAAAGGATGGGTTGAAACCAAGCTATAAAATTATTCTCTTGCGAACACTGTGTCGTTTTATTCCCCTTGAAGCAATTACTTTTTTAGGAAGTAATGTCAGGGGATTGCACGATTTTTTTTCGGATACCTACGTGGTGCGAAAACACGAATTCAATCATAAAAAGGGAGTTGTTGCTTTTCCTTGA
- a CDS encoding ribonucleoside-diphosphate reductase subunit alpha, with amino-acid sequence MYVVKRDGHKEPVMFDKITDRIKKLCYGLNDLVDAVKVAMRVIEGLYDGVSTSELDNLAAETAASMTIAHPDYAQLAARIAISNLHSNTKKSFSETMNEMFHYVNPRTNLEAPLLSDEVHKVIMENAEFLDSHIIYNRDFNYDYFGFKTLERSYLLRINGKIVERPQHMLMRVSVGIHLDDLKSVIETYDLMSKKFFTHATPTLFNSGTPKPQMSSCFLLAMKDDSIDGIYDTLKNTAKISQSAGGVGLSIHNVRATGSYIRGTNGTSNGIVPMLRVFNDTARYVDQGGGKRKGSFAIYIETWHADIFEFLDLKKNTGKEEMRARDLFFAMWTSDLFMKRVQENGDWTLMCPNECPGLYDVYGEEFEKMYTDYEKAGKGRKTIKAHELWEKILESQIETGTPYMLYKDAVNRKSNQKNLGTIRSSNLCTEIMEYTSSDEIAVCNLASLSLPMFVENKTFNHELLFTVTKRVTRNLNKVIDRNYYPVVEAENSNMRHRPIGLGVQGLADAFIMLRMPFTSDEAKKLNQEIFETLYFAAVTASMEMAKEEGPYSTYGGSPISQGEFQHNLWGMKDEELSGRWDWASLRKEVMEHGVRNSLLVAPMPTASTSQILGNNEAFEPYTSNIYTRRVLSGEFIVVNKHLLNDLVERGLWNETLKQELMRNNGSVQDLNIPQDLKELYKTVWEMSMKDIIDMSRQRGYFVDQSQSLNLFMQNANYSKLTSMHFYAWQSGLKTGMYYLRTKSAVDAIKFTLNNDKKSEPTEVAAQVAEQRLQPVAAVNEQVEMTAEEYRAMIELAKNAGPEDCEMCGS; translated from the coding sequence ATGTACGTAGTAAAAAGAGATGGCCACAAAGAGCCGGTAATGTTCGACAAAATCACGGATAGGATTAAAAAACTATGCTATGGTTTGAATGATTTAGTAGATGCCGTAAAAGTGGCAATGAGAGTAATTGAAGGACTTTACGATGGAGTTTCAACATCAGAATTAGATAATCTTGCGGCAGAAACTGCAGCCTCTATGACCATTGCGCATCCTGATTATGCACAATTGGCTGCCAGAATTGCCATTTCGAATTTGCATTCCAATACCAAAAAATCATTCTCGGAAACCATGAACGAAATGTTTCATTATGTAAATCCGAGAACCAATCTGGAAGCACCTTTGCTTTCGGACGAAGTGCATAAAGTAATTATGGAAAATGCCGAATTCTTGGATTCGCATATCATATACAATAGAGATTTCAACTACGATTATTTTGGTTTCAAAACCTTGGAACGTTCGTATTTATTGAGAATAAACGGAAAAATTGTGGAGCGTCCGCAACACATGTTGATGCGTGTTTCGGTGGGGATTCACTTAGATGATTTGAAATCGGTAATAGAAACTTACGACTTGATGTCGAAAAAATTCTTTACACACGCCACGCCAACATTGTTCAACTCGGGAACTCCAAAACCTCAAATGTCTTCTTGTTTCCTTTTGGCAATGAAAGACGACAGTATCGACGGAATTTACGACACCTTAAAAAACACGGCAAAAATCTCGCAATCGGCAGGTGGAGTAGGGCTTTCTATTCACAACGTTCGTGCAACGGGTTCTTACATTCGTGGCACCAACGGAACATCGAACGGAATTGTTCCGATGTTGAGAGTTTTTAACGATACTGCTCGTTATGTGGATCAAGGTGGTGGAAAACGTAAAGGTAGTTTTGCGATTTACATCGAAACTTGGCACGCTGATATTTTCGAATTCTTGGATTTGAAAAAGAATACCGGAAAAGAAGAAATGCGCGCCAGAGATTTATTCTTTGCAATGTGGACTTCGGATTTGTTCATGAAACGGGTGCAAGAAAATGGAGATTGGACATTAATGTGTCCAAATGAATGTCCAGGTTTGTATGATGTTTATGGCGAGGAATTCGAAAAAATGTACACCGATTACGAAAAAGCAGGAAAAGGCAGGAAAACGATCAAAGCACACGAATTGTGGGAGAAAATTCTGGAATCGCAAATCGAAACCGGAACGCCATATATGTTGTACAAAGATGCCGTAAACCGTAAATCAAACCAAAAAAATCTGGGAACCATTCGTTCATCGAATTTGTGTACCGAGATTATGGAATATACCTCAAGTGATGAAATTGCCGTTTGTAATTTGGCTTCGCTTTCGTTGCCAATGTTTGTGGAAAACAAAACATTCAATCACGAATTGTTGTTTACTGTTACCAAACGAGTAACCAGAAACTTGAATAAAGTTATCGACAGAAATTACTATCCAGTTGTCGAAGCCGAGAATTCCAATATGCGTCATCGTCCAATTGGTCTTGGAGTGCAAGGTCTTGCCGATGCTTTCATTATGTTGCGTATGCCTTTTACCAGTGACGAAGCCAAGAAATTGAACCAAGAAATTTTCGAAACTTTGTACTTTGCAGCCGTAACCGCTTCGATGGAAATGGCAAAAGAAGAAGGACCTTATTCTACCTATGGAGGATCGCCAATTTCGCAAGGAGAATTCCAACACAACCTTTGGGGAATGAAAGACGAAGAGCTTTCAGGACGTTGGGACTGGGCATCCTTGAGAAAAGAAGTGATGGAACACGGAGTAAGAAACTCCTTGTTGGTGGCACCGATGCCAACCGCTTCGACTTCACAAATTTTGGGTAATAACGAAGCATTCGAGCCATATACTTCCAATATTTACACCAGACGCGTGCTTTCGGGAGAATTTATCGTGGTAAACAAACATTTGTTAAATGATTTGGTGGAACGCGGACTTTGGAACGAAACTTTGAAACAAGAATTGATGCGCAACAATGGTTCGGTTCAGGACTTAAATATTCCGCAAGACTTGAAAGAATTGTACAAGACCGTTTGGGAAATGTCAATGAAAGATATCATCGATATGTCTCGTCAACGTGGTTATTTTGTAGATCAATCGCAATCGTTGAACTTGTTTATGCAAAACGCCAATTACTCTAAATTGACTTCAATGCACTTCTACGCTTGGCAATCTGGATTGAAAACTGGAATGTATTACTTAAGAACAAAATCAGCTGTTGATGCCATTAAATTCACATTGAACAACGACAAAAAATCGGAACCAACTGAAGTTGCAGCGCAAGTAGCCGAACAAAGATTGCAACCTGTTGCTGCTGTAAACGAACAAGTCGAAATGACAGCCGAAGAATACAGGGCAATGATTGAATTGGCCAAAAATGCCGGTCCGGAAGATTGCGAAATGTGCGGTTCGTAA
- a CDS encoding MarC family protein has protein sequence MELDFKEIATVSMVLFAVIDIVGTLPIVVDLRNKHGHIESEKASLVAGLIMIIFLFIGEEFLNLIGIDVHSFAVAGSFVLFFLALEMILGIRLYRDESSGSASIVPIAFPIIAGTGTMTTLLSLKAQYQTENIVVAIVLNIIVVYVVLKLSARIEKMLGKNGLDVIRKAFGVVLLAIAVKLFAANVKGLFV, from the coding sequence ATGGAACTGGATTTTAAAGAAATAGCCACTGTCAGCATGGTGCTTTTTGCGGTAATCGACATTGTGGGAACGCTACCCATTGTGGTAGACTTGAGAAATAAACACGGACATATAGAGTCTGAAAAAGCTTCGCTGGTAGCAGGTTTAATCATGATTATTTTCCTTTTTATAGGAGAAGAATTCTTGAATCTTATTGGCATTGACGTTCATTCTTTTGCCGTGGCAGGTTCCTTTGTTTTGTTCTTTTTGGCTTTGGAAATGATTCTGGGCATTCGATTGTATCGTGACGAATCTTCAGGTTCAGCTTCCATTGTGCCTATTGCTTTTCCTATAATTGCCGGAACAGGTACAATGACGACTTTATTATCCTTAAAGGCACAATACCAAACCGAAAACATTGTTGTTGCCATTGTCTTGAACATTATCGTGGTTTATGTCGTCTTGAAATTGTCGGCAAGAATTGAAAAAATGTTGGGAAAAAACGGCTTGGACGTGATCAGAAAGGCTTTTGGAGTGGTTCTTTTGGCCATTGCTGTTAAATTATTCGCCGCTAATGTTAAAGGTTTGTTTGTCTAA
- a CDS encoding ribonucleotide-diphosphate reductase subunit beta — translation MSQIEPILQENKNRFVIFPIKHQDIWEFYKSMEASFWTAEEIDLSQDLNDWNNKLSEDEKYFVKHILAFFAASDGIVNENLAENFVNEVQYAEAKFFYGFQIMMENIHSETYSLLIDTYVKDEAEKTQLFTAIDVFPAIKKKADWALKWIESDSFAERLIAFAAVEGIFFSGSFCSIFWLKKRGLMPGLTFSNELISRDEGVHCDFAVHLHNHHLVKKVPKERIREIIVDALNIEREFITESIPVSLIGMNATLMTQYLEFVTDRLLVELGCEREYNTPNPFDFMDMISLQGKTNFFEKKVAEYQKAGVMNNDSDAQKISFDADF, via the coding sequence ATGTCACAAATCGAACCAATCTTACAAGAAAACAAAAACCGTTTCGTAATTTTTCCTATCAAACATCAGGATATTTGGGAGTTTTATAAAAGTATGGAAGCCAGTTTCTGGACTGCAGAAGAAATAGATTTGTCCCAAGATTTGAACGATTGGAACAACAAGTTGAGCGAAGACGAAAAATATTTCGTGAAACACATTTTGGCGTTTTTTGCGGCTTCGGACGGAATTGTCAACGAGAATTTGGCCGAAAATTTCGTGAATGAAGTACAATATGCCGAAGCAAAATTCTTCTACGGTTTCCAGATTATGATGGAAAACATCCATAGCGAAACCTATTCACTTTTGATAGACACTTACGTAAAAGACGAGGCCGAAAAAACACAATTATTTACAGCAATAGATGTCTTTCCAGCTATCAAGAAAAAAGCGGATTGGGCTTTGAAATGGATAGAATCAGATTCTTTTGCCGAAAGATTAATTGCTTTTGCAGCCGTTGAAGGTATATTCTTTTCAGGAAGTTTTTGTTCGATTTTCTGGTTGAAAAAACGGGGTTTGATGCCGGGATTGACCTTTTCGAACGAATTAATTTCTCGTGACGAAGGCGTTCATTGTGATTTTGCCGTGCATTTACACAACCACCATTTAGTGAAAAAAGTGCCAAAAGAACGTATCCGGGAAATTATTGTCGATGCCTTGAATATCGAAAGAGAATTCATCACCGAGTCTATTCCTGTGAGTTTGATTGGAATGAACGCCACCTTGATGACTCAGTATTTAGAGTTTGTTACTGATAGATTATTGGTGGAATTAGGTTGTGAAAGAGAATATAATACACCAAATCCCTTTGATTTTATGGATATGATTTCGCTTCAGGGAAAAACCAATTTCTTTGAAAAGAAAGTAGCCGAATACCAAAAAGCAGGAGTTATGAATAACGACTCAGATGCTCAAAAAATTAGTTTCGACGCTGATTTTTAA
- a CDS encoding DUF3109 family protein — protein MFQLGKTIVSEDILEKEFVCNLSACKGACCVDGDAGAPLSEAETKIMEAIYPKVKPFLRKEGIAAIEAQGAWTKGTDGDLETPLIDNKDCAYVIFDGKTALCGIEQAYNQGIVDWKKPVSCHLYPIRVKDFTEFAAVNYDKWDICDDACSLGKELEVPVYKFVKEALIRRFGEDWYLELEKVAEELKRER, from the coding sequence ATGTTTCAACTAGGAAAAACCATTGTATCGGAAGATATTCTTGAAAAAGAATTTGTTTGTAATTTATCGGCTTGCAAAGGCGCATGTTGTGTCGATGGCGACGCTGGAGCGCCTTTGAGCGAAGCCGAAACCAAAATTATGGAAGCCATTTATCCAAAAGTAAAACCATTTCTACGCAAAGAAGGCATTGCCGCCATCGAAGCGCAGGGGGCTTGGACAAAAGGTACCGATGGCGATCTTGAAACGCCGTTAATTGACAATAAAGATTGTGCTTACGTCATCTTTGACGGCAAAACCGCACTCTGCGGAATCGAGCAAGCCTACAATCAGGGAATTGTCGATTGGAAAAAACCAGTTTCTTGTCATTTATATCCCATTCGCGTCAAGGATTTCACGGAATTTGCCGCGGTAAATTATGACAAGTGGGACATTTGCGACGATGCCTGTTCTTTGGGCAAAGAATTGGAAGTTCCGGTTTATAAATTTGTCAAGGAAGCACTCATTCGCAGATTTGGCGAAGACTGGTATTTGGAACTCGAAAAAGTCGCCGAGGAACTCAAAAGAGAACGTTAA